Below is a genomic region from Streptomyces sp. RPA4-2.
GCTGGAGTTCCCGAGACCCGTGTTGGGCCCGATGATCGTCATCCAGTTGGGGAACCCGGCCGCGGAGGCGCCGCGCAGGGCGCTCATCCCGCCCTTCCACGCCTCGGCGAGTGTCCTGCCCTCCGCGCCCACCACCCGGTCGGCGATCGGCATGTCCGTGACGTGGAATCCCGTACCGAAGATGATCGCGTCGACCTCGGCCGTGCTGCCGTCGGCCGCGACGAGGGTGGACCCCTCGATCCGGTCGAGCCCGGAGGCCACCACGTCCACGTTGGGCCGGGTGAGCGCGGGGTAGTAGGCGTTGGAGAGCAGGATCCGCTTGCAGCCGATCCGGTAGTCCGGCGTCAGCTTCGCGCGCAGCTCCGGGTCCTGGACGGCCCGCGCCATGTTGCGCTTGGCCAGCCGCTCGACCAGGCCCAGCTCGTCGGGCCGCTTGGTGAACGCCTGGACCTGCAGCTCCCGGATGCCCCACAGGAGTCCTCGGCGGGCCTGGGCGGTGAACGGGAGCATGCGGTGCAGCCCGCGTTCGAGGCCGCTGATGGCGCGGTCGACGCGGGGCATCACCCAGGGCGGGGTGCGCTGGAAGAGAGTGAGGCGCGCGACCTCGGGCTGGACGGCCGGCACGATCTGGATGGCCGAGGCACCGGTCCCGATCATCGCCACGCGCTTGCCGCGCAGGTCGTAGTCGTGGTCCCAGCGGGCCGAGTGGAAGACCTTGCCGGGGAAGGTGTCGATCCCCTGGATGTCCGGGATCTTGGGATCGGACAGCGGTCCGGTGGCGGACACGACGAAGTCGGCGCTGAGGGACCCGCTGCTGGTCTCGATGTCCCACCGCAGCTTCTCTCCGTCCCACGTCATCCGCTTCACCTCGGAGTCGAAGCGGAGGTGGGGGCGCAGTCCGAAGACGTCGGTGACGTGCTCGAGATAGGCCCGGATGTGCTCCTGCCCGGAGAAGGTGCGGGGCCAGTCGGGGTTCGGCGCGAACGAGAACGAGTACAGATGGGACGGTACGTCGCAGGCGCACCCGGGGTAGCTGTTGTCCCGCCAGGTGCCGCCCACGCCGCCGGCCCGTTCCAGGACGACGAAGTCGGTGA
It encodes:
- a CDS encoding NAD(P)/FAD-dependent oxidoreductase gives rise to the protein MTEHEHVRVAVVGSGFGGLGAAVRLRREGVTDFVVLERAGGVGGTWRDNSYPGCACDVPSHLYSFSFAPNPDWPRTFSGQEHIRAYLEHVTDVFGLRPHLRFDSEVKRMTWDGEKLRWDIETSSGSLSADFVVSATGPLSDPKIPDIQGIDTFPGKVFHSARWDHDYDLRGKRVAMIGTGASAIQIVPAVQPEVARLTLFQRTPPWVMPRVDRAISGLERGLHRMLPFTAQARRGLLWGIRELQVQAFTKRPDELGLVERLAKRNMARAVQDPELRAKLTPDYRIGCKRILLSNAYYPALTRPNVDVVASGLDRIEGSTLVAADGSTAEVDAIIFGTGFHVTDMPIADRVVGAEGRTLAEAWKGGMSALRGASAAGFPNWMTIIGPNTGLGNSSMILMIESQLNYMADYVRQLGVLGGRVALDARPGAVADWNQKVQERMKRTVWNTGGCTSWYLDAQGRNTTVWPGTTTEFRTATRRLDLGEYEVLRAPGARQGGQPGSPAKVEAGA